A window of the Artemia franciscana chromosome 3, ASM3288406v1, whole genome shotgun sequence genome harbors these coding sequences:
- the LOC136025063 gene encoding facilitated trehalose transporter Tret1-2 homolog isoform X2, translated as MEELGEPEELSSEFLSTPKAKSLKHLKNQILAIFSADLCSFCIGAGLGWAAPSLPQLGESELGLSTADVSVIGSALNIGGAIGALSGGLLIDYVGRKKTFLFITPLFLFGFLCVALGVNFYMLVMGRILIGLASGLTTISAPVFAGEIADPKYRGLLATMFSFMLVCGILTMYILGAFFQWRTVTFACLLFPISGFIATIIFVPESPVYLARQNDLKKAKKNYFFLRGHLFGFEDIAKDQDSNIPSRIKLRYFFNKRVFKPVSICLALMFFQQACGVNGIFYNLKIIFDISGGNIPSSLQVIIVGLVQLSTTIISSIIIDHIGRKTLLIISGIAMGASTTCLGVYFHYSIHSPERIHNLYWLPLASLIVFSAFFYVGFGPVTWTVLGEILPLEVKGATSAIVTSFGWFLAFLVTMTYGIIVETFNQSIIFLIYGSFSFLGALYVLICIPETTGKTLSEIQKLFS; from the exons ATGGAGGAATTAGGAGAACCAGAAGAATTAAGTTCTGAATTCCTTTCTACACCAAAGGCAAAATCATTGAAGCATTTGAAAAACCAAATTCTAGCGATATTTTCAG CTGATCTTTGTTCGTTCTGTATTGGTGCTGGTCTAGGATGGGCTGCGCCATCTCTACCTCAACTTGGAGAATCTGAACTGGGATTAAGCACGGCAGACGTATCCGTGATTGGCTCAGCACTTAACATCGGTGGTGCCATTGGAGCCCTTAGTGGAGGACTGCTTATAGATTATGTTGGACGCAAGAAAACATTCTTATTCATTACTCCTTTGTTTCTCTTTGGCTTTTTGTGCGTTGCCCTTGGAGTAAATTTCTATATGCTAGTTATGGGTAGAATACTCATTGGTCTGGCGTCGGGTCTAACAACAATTAGTGCTCCAGTATTTGCTGGAGAAATCGCTGACCCGAAATATAGAGGACTACTTGCAacaatgttttcttttatgctTGTCTGCGGTATTTTGACGATGTATATTTTAGGTGCCTTTTTTCAATGGAGAACAGTTACATTTGCTTGTCTATTGTTCCCAATAAGTGGTTTTATAGCAACCATTATTTTTGTTCCAGAATCACCCGTATACTTAGCTAGAcaaaatgatctaaaaaaagcaaagaaaaattattttttcttgcgTGGACATTTATTTGGCTTTGAAGATATAGCGAAAGATCAAGATAGTAACATTCCGTCTAGGATTAAGCTTCGttactttttcaacaaacgtgTTTTTAAACCAGTATCAATTTGTTTAGCGCTGATGTTCTTTCAGCAAGCTTGTGGAGTAAATGgaatattttacaatttaaaaatcatttttgacaTATCTGGAGGTAATATACCAAGTTCTCTACAAGTCATTATAGTTGGACTAGTTCAACTTTCGACCACAATTATCAGTTCCATAATCATCGATCATATTGGTAGAAAAACCTTACTGATTATTTCAGGAATTGCTATGGGTGCTTCTACAACATGTCTGGGAGTATATTTCCACTACAGTATCCATAGCCCTGAGCGAATCCATAACCTATACTGGTTGCCACTAGCAAGTTTAATAGTGTTTAGtgcatttttttatgttggaTTTGGTCCTGTTACATGGACAGTATTGGGTGAAATACTTCCTCTGGAAGTAAAAGGAGCCACGAGTGCCATTGTCACGTCGTTTGGCtggtttttagcttttctagtAACTATGACGTACGGAATCATAGTGGAAACTTTCAATCAAAGtattatatttctaatttacggttctttttctttccttggTGCTTTGTATGTTCTTATTTGTATTCCAGAGACAACGGGGAAAACTTTGTCTGAAATCCAAAAGCTATTTTCTTAA
- the LOC136025065 gene encoding facilitated trehalose transporter Tret1-like isoform X2, with product MKHCEEIEHEDKKPKLVPQLFAALAAHLGAFAFGAGIGWSSPSMPQLEGSYTKTELSLISSIINLGAFFGAIVGGFLVDKLGRKNLSLMTSPVFVVGFSLIGLSSNLAMLLAGRLLIGIGGGIASVAAPIYVGEISTPRYRGTFGSGFVLLIVMGITVVYAIGIFTSWSTLSLISIIFPVFHFFTMLVVPGSPNFLIMSDKEPQAMAALTWLRGKKYPSDVELSSIKKSVEATISVNLKVKIIGEPQVLKPLFLGVALMFFQEFSGINAVLNNLSSIFSATDGTLNSNVQSLIVGIVQVTSALITVFIADLVGRKVLLLVSGAGMSISLLTLGTYFYLNSNNPESTACLGWLPLASLTLYIIFYSIGFGPLPWAIMGEVLPVHVKGAVSSVISGFNWVLALLITFFFESFVKIIGEYGVFWMFSISSLLSVLYVIFFVPETKGKSLQEIQIAFK from the exons ATGAAACATTGCGAAGAAATCGAACATGAAGACAAAAAACCAAAATTGGTGCCTCAGCTTTTTGCTGCCTTAGCTG cacaTCTTGGAGCCTTTGCATTTGGTGCTGGCATTGGATGGTCTTCTCCATCAATGCCACAGTTGGAAGGAAGTTATACAAAGACGGAACTATCTCTGATCAGCTCAATAATAAATCTAGGTGCTTTTTTTGGCGCAATTGTAGGTGGCTTTCTAGTCGATAAACTAGGTCGGAAGAATCTTTCTCTAATGACTTCACCAGTATTCGTAGTGGGATTTTCACTTATTGGTCTATCCAGTAACTTAGCAATGCTTCTTGCTGGAAGACTCCTAATTGGTATAGGAGGTGGTATAGCATCTGTAGCTGCTCCAATATACGTTGGTGAAATTTCCACTCCCAGATATAGAGGTACATTTGGGTCAGGTTTTGTGCTCCTAATAGTCATGGGAATTACAGTTGTGTATGCTATCGGAATATTCACCTCGTGGTCAACTCTttcattaatttcaattatatttcccgtttttcactttttcactATGCTAGTTGTACCTGGTTCACCGAATTTCTTAATAATGAGCGATAAAGAACCTCAAGCTATGGCAGCTTTGACATGGTTACGCGGGAAAAAATATCCTTCTGACGTAGAACTTTCAAGTATAAAGAAAAGTGTTGAGGCTACAATAAGTGTTAATTTGAAAGTCAAAATTATCGGTGAACCACAAGTATTGAAACCCTTGTTTTTGGGTGTTGCTCTTATGTTTTTTCAAGAGTTTAGTGGCATCAACGCTGTGCTCAACAATCTATCGTCTATATTTAGTGCAACCGATGGCACTTTAAACAGCAACGTTCAATCACTAATTGTTGGTATTGTCCAGGTCACATCAGCTTTAATTACAGTATTTATAGCTGATCTTGTAGGGCGAAAAGTCTTACTCTTGGTCTCCGGGGCAGGAATGAGCATATCCCTTTTAACATTGGGgacttatttttacttaaattcaAATAACCCAGAAAGCACTGCTTGCTTAGGATGGCTGCCTTTAGCTTCTTTgactttatatattatattttattccaTCGGTTTCGGACCCTTGCCTTGGGCTATTATGGGGGAGGTACTACCAGTGCATGTGAAAGGAGCAGTGAGCTCGGTCATTTCTGGTTTTAATTGGGTTTTAGCTcttttaataacttttttttttgaaagttttgttaAAATCATCGGAGAGTATGGTGTCTTTTGGATGTTTAGTATTAGTTCATTATTGTCAGTGctttatgtgattttttttgtacCTGAAACAAAAGGAAAGAGTTTACAAGAGATACAAAttgcttttaaataa
- the LOC136025063 gene encoding facilitated trehalose transporter Tret1-2 homolog isoform X1: MTWMEELGEPEELSSEFLSTPKAKSLKHLKNQILAIFSADLCSFCIGAGLGWAAPSLPQLGESELGLSTADVSVIGSALNIGGAIGALSGGLLIDYVGRKKTFLFITPLFLFGFLCVALGVNFYMLVMGRILIGLASGLTTISAPVFAGEIADPKYRGLLATMFSFMLVCGILTMYILGAFFQWRTVTFACLLFPISGFIATIIFVPESPVYLARQNDLKKAKKNYFFLRGHLFGFEDIAKDQDSNIPSRIKLRYFFNKRVFKPVSICLALMFFQQACGVNGIFYNLKIIFDISGGNIPSSLQVIIVGLVQLSTTIISSIIIDHIGRKTLLIISGIAMGASTTCLGVYFHYSIHSPERIHNLYWLPLASLIVFSAFFYVGFGPVTWTVLGEILPLEVKGATSAIVTSFGWFLAFLVTMTYGIIVETFNQSIIFLIYGSFSFLGALYVLICIPETTGKTLSEIQKLFS, translated from the exons ATGACTTG GATGGAGGAATTAGGAGAACCAGAAGAATTAAGTTCTGAATTCCTTTCTACACCAAAGGCAAAATCATTGAAGCATTTGAAAAACCAAATTCTAGCGATATTTTCAG CTGATCTTTGTTCGTTCTGTATTGGTGCTGGTCTAGGATGGGCTGCGCCATCTCTACCTCAACTTGGAGAATCTGAACTGGGATTAAGCACGGCAGACGTATCCGTGATTGGCTCAGCACTTAACATCGGTGGTGCCATTGGAGCCCTTAGTGGAGGACTGCTTATAGATTATGTTGGACGCAAGAAAACATTCTTATTCATTACTCCTTTGTTTCTCTTTGGCTTTTTGTGCGTTGCCCTTGGAGTAAATTTCTATATGCTAGTTATGGGTAGAATACTCATTGGTCTGGCGTCGGGTCTAACAACAATTAGTGCTCCAGTATTTGCTGGAGAAATCGCTGACCCGAAATATAGAGGACTACTTGCAacaatgttttcttttatgctTGTCTGCGGTATTTTGACGATGTATATTTTAGGTGCCTTTTTTCAATGGAGAACAGTTACATTTGCTTGTCTATTGTTCCCAATAAGTGGTTTTATAGCAACCATTATTTTTGTTCCAGAATCACCCGTATACTTAGCTAGAcaaaatgatctaaaaaaagcaaagaaaaattattttttcttgcgTGGACATTTATTTGGCTTTGAAGATATAGCGAAAGATCAAGATAGTAACATTCCGTCTAGGATTAAGCTTCGttactttttcaacaaacgtgTTTTTAAACCAGTATCAATTTGTTTAGCGCTGATGTTCTTTCAGCAAGCTTGTGGAGTAAATGgaatattttacaatttaaaaatcatttttgacaTATCTGGAGGTAATATACCAAGTTCTCTACAAGTCATTATAGTTGGACTAGTTCAACTTTCGACCACAATTATCAGTTCCATAATCATCGATCATATTGGTAGAAAAACCTTACTGATTATTTCAGGAATTGCTATGGGTGCTTCTACAACATGTCTGGGAGTATATTTCCACTACAGTATCCATAGCCCTGAGCGAATCCATAACCTATACTGGTTGCCACTAGCAAGTTTAATAGTGTTTAGtgcatttttttatgttggaTTTGGTCCTGTTACATGGACAGTATTGGGTGAAATACTTCCTCTGGAAGTAAAAGGAGCCACGAGTGCCATTGTCACGTCGTTTGGCtggtttttagcttttctagtAACTATGACGTACGGAATCATAGTGGAAACTTTCAATCAAAGtattatatttctaatttacggttctttttctttccttggTGCTTTGTATGTTCTTATTTGTATTCCAGAGACAACGGGGAAAACTTTGTCTGAAATCCAAAAGCTATTTTCTTAA